The following coding sequences lie in one Maribacter forsetii DSM 18668 genomic window:
- a CDS encoding 2-hydroxyacid dehydrogenase, whose product MAIVVIRQDDRIDLWKNALQNADTSVKVYSYLEEHPKEEISMAVIWKHPKGSLADYPNLKCIASAGAGVDYIFEDDTRPKNIPITRIVDPYLASDMSEHVLAVILAHLKNLNIYKLDQVSHVWEPKQYMRIKDVTIGILGLGELGALTASDLSSFNFNVQGWSRSKKDIEGVQTFAGAEEQKEFLNATNILVCLLPLTPATEGILNKELLSQLPKNAFVINVARGGHMVDDDLIALLDSGHLSGACLDVYHTEPLPKSHPFWNHKKVHMTPHYASVSDTNSVIPQIIENYKRLSSGEKLQNLVDSDKGY is encoded by the coding sequence ATGGCAATAGTAGTAATACGACAAGATGATAGAATTGACCTTTGGAAAAATGCCTTACAGAATGCTGATACTTCTGTAAAAGTATACAGCTATCTTGAGGAGCACCCAAAAGAGGAAATCTCCATGGCGGTTATCTGGAAACACCCTAAGGGATCATTGGCTGATTATCCCAATCTAAAATGTATTGCTTCCGCAGGTGCTGGTGTGGATTATATCTTTGAAGATGATACGCGTCCTAAGAACATACCTATTACACGTATTGTTGATCCGTACCTTGCTAGTGATATGTCTGAACATGTGCTAGCGGTTATTCTGGCACATCTAAAAAATTTAAATATATATAAGTTAGATCAAGTATCTCATGTTTGGGAACCCAAACAGTACATGCGCATTAAAGATGTTACCATAGGTATTTTAGGTCTTGGTGAATTGGGCGCGCTTACTGCAAGTGATCTTTCTTCTTTTAATTTTAATGTACAAGGTTGGAGTAGGAGTAAAAAAGATATTGAAGGCGTACAAACATTTGCTGGGGCAGAGGAACAAAAAGAATTTCTAAATGCTACAAATATATTGGTATGCCTATTACCATTGACTCCCGCAACGGAGGGTATTCTAAATAAAGAACTTTTATCTCAGCTGCCTAAGAATGCATTTGTTATTAATGTTGCCCGTGGTGGTCATATGGTAGATGATGATTTAATTGCCTTGCTAGATTCCGGACATTTATCGGGTGCTTGCTTAGATGTATATCATACGGAACCTTTACCTAAAAGTCATCCGTTTTGGAATCATAAAAAGGTACACATGACTCCGCATTACGCTAGTGTTTCAGATACCAATTCAGTTATTCCACAGATCATAGAAAATTACAAAAGGTTAAGTTCAGGAGAAAAATTGCAAAATTTAGTAGATTCTGACAAGGGATACTAA
- a CDS encoding PI-PLC domain-containing protein codes for MKRFSPILLSYKMVLLLVILFVGRPVNAASIVSLTSSTQNSESIALVLNSHSFNTHERSTFTYASQTEAIERGLTIVHLQADNKFEFKTFDTYGNKEHVQAFVEVLSKMIDANAVFAILAHDSAAAQLTGFEKQLNQLGFVHLSNLKGRQAYTMHNINGVITEQVNDNSITESITINNIIDKKEVYFPREVYEFESSIDRYIAHAGGEINGVKSTNSKHALDENYKKGFRNFELDIIETSDGKLVAAHDWNMWARFTDYTGSLPPTHAQFMKQKIYGDYTTLDMDAINTWFKNHPDATLITDKVNNPIAFADAFVDKDRLIMELFSIMAVEKASEHGIHTMISQEPLLTIKGDKVNFLKVNNVKHVAVSRRILSSQKKLMLQLRDAGIKVYVFNVNFDAGKDEQYVYDNELGLVYGMYADKWIPAMQSKN; via the coding sequence ATGAAGAGATTCTCCCCTATCCTTTTAAGCTATAAAATGGTTTTACTATTAGTTATCCTTTTTGTAGGAAGGCCGGTAAATGCAGCTAGTATAGTTTCTTTAACTTCTTCTACTCAAAATTCAGAGTCGATAGCATTAGTATTAAATAGTCATAGTTTTAATACACATGAACGCAGCACTTTTACCTACGCCTCACAAACCGAAGCCATAGAACGTGGTTTAACCATTGTTCATTTACAAGCAGATAATAAGTTTGAGTTCAAAACTTTTGATACGTATGGTAATAAAGAACATGTACAGGCATTTGTAGAAGTACTATCTAAAATGATAGACGCTAATGCTGTATTCGCCATATTGGCACATGATAGTGCAGCAGCACAATTAACAGGATTTGAAAAACAATTGAACCAATTGGGTTTTGTTCACTTAAGTAATCTAAAGGGAAGACAAGCTTACACCATGCACAATATTAATGGTGTTATTACTGAACAGGTAAATGATAATTCAATAACAGAATCGATAACCATCAATAACATTATTGATAAGAAGGAAGTTTATTTTCCAAGAGAAGTCTATGAATTTGAATCTAGTATAGATAGATACATTGCCCATGCAGGCGGTGAGATCAACGGAGTAAAATCTACCAACTCTAAACATGCATTAGATGAAAATTATAAAAAGGGATTCCGCAATTTTGAATTGGACATCATTGAAACATCCGACGGAAAACTGGTAGCGGCACATGATTGGAATATGTGGGCACGTTTTACGGATTATACGGGAAGCTTACCCCCTACCCACGCCCAATTCATGAAGCAAAAAATATATGGCGATTACACTACCTTAGATATGGATGCTATCAATACTTGGTTCAAAAATCACCCAGACGCTACATTGATTACAGATAAGGTAAACAATCCTATAGCCTTTGCTGACGCCTTTGTAGATAAAGATCGTCTAATTATGGAACTATTTAGTATTATGGCAGTAGAGAAAGCATCTGAGCATGGTATACATACCATGATTTCCCAAGAACCGCTATTAACTATAAAAGGAGATAAAGTAAATTTTCTTAAAGTTAACAACGTGAAGCATGTTGCGGTATCTAGAAGGATACTATCTAGTCAAAAGAAATTGATGCTACAATTAAGAGACGCAGGAATTAAAGTATATGTCTTCAACGTAAATTTCGATGCCGGTAAAGATGAACAATATGTATATGACAATGAATTAGGATTGGTATACGGAATGTATGCCGATAAATGGATACCAGCTATGCAGTCTAAAAATTAA
- a CDS encoding glycosyltransferase family 2 protein, with protein MDSELFGVVLEYINFVFFMFTIILFVLFSLMAYFSTRNSLHYRNKNSFTDISKIMASPLAPTITIIAPAYNEGLTIVENIRSLLSLQYVNYDVMVVNDGSKDDTLQKLIESYDLEKIDVDMDPDWKSKPVRGIYKSKNRAFEKLTVIDKMNGGKSDALNAGVSLSTSKYVGCIDVDCLLQPDALLHVVKSFFQRSQKRVIAVGGVIRVANSCIIQGGQLEEIKLPTNWLARFQLLEYTRSFILGRMAWGRIDSLLIISGAFGFFEREIALAVGGYDTDTVGEDMEIVFKMRRYMHDRKEPYTIEYIPDPLCWTEVPEDLKILVNQRDRWARGNLETLFKHKDMLFNSKYGRLGLLSYPYWFFYEWLSPLLEFFGFFTILLFAYLGILNWEFFFMITLAIFLFSIMISFYAILWDVYSYNQYRKTKDILILMGLAILEPFIFHPIIVYAAVRGNYKKLFKINSGWGSQVRKGFAKAP; from the coding sequence ATGGATAGTGAGCTATTTGGTGTGGTATTGGAATACATCAATTTTGTATTCTTTATGTTTACCATAATTCTGTTTGTTCTATTTTCTCTAATGGCTTATTTCTCCACCAGAAATTCACTTCATTATAGAAATAAGAACAGCTTTACGGACATTTCCAAAATAATGGCTTCTCCATTAGCGCCTACAATTACCATAATTGCACCTGCCTATAATGAAGGATTGACTATTGTAGAAAACATTCGCTCATTATTGTCGCTTCAATATGTCAATTATGACGTTATGGTGGTTAATGATGGTAGTAAAGATGATACGTTACAGAAACTGATAGAATCTTATGACCTGGAGAAGATAGATGTTGATATGGATCCAGATTGGAAATCAAAACCGGTACGTGGTATCTATAAATCAAAAAACAGGGCTTTTGAAAAGTTAACCGTTATCGATAAAATGAACGGTGGTAAGTCAGATGCTTTAAATGCAGGCGTTTCCCTATCTACCAGTAAATATGTTGGGTGTATAGATGTTGATTGTCTTTTGCAACCAGATGCTTTGTTACATGTGGTCAAGTCATTTTTTCAGCGTTCACAAAAAAGGGTAATCGCCGTTGGTGGTGTTATTCGTGTGGCCAACTCTTGTATTATTCAAGGTGGTCAGTTAGAAGAAATTAAGTTGCCTACAAATTGGTTGGCAAGATTTCAATTGTTAGAATATACCCGTTCTTTTATTTTGGGAAGAATGGCATGGGGTAGAATAGATAGCTTACTTATAATCTCTGGGGCATTTGGTTTTTTTGAACGCGAAATAGCATTGGCAGTAGGTGGTTATGATACAGATACTGTTGGTGAGGATATGGAAATCGTTTTTAAAATGCGTAGATACATGCATGACAGAAAAGAACCTTATACCATAGAATATATACCAGATCCGTTATGTTGGACAGAAGTTCCTGAGGATCTTAAAATACTAGTGAACCAAAGAGATCGTTGGGCTCGTGGTAATCTAGAAACATTGTTCAAGCACAAAGATATGTTGTTCAATTCTAAGTATGGTAGGCTGGGCTTATTGAGCTATCCGTATTGGTTTTTCTATGAATGGCTTTCTCCGTTATTGGAGTTTTTCGGCTTTTTTACAATTTTGCTCTTTGCTTATTTGGGTATTCTGAATTGGGAATTCTTTTTCATGATAACCTTGGCCATTTTTCTGTTCTCGATCATGATTTCTTTTTATGCCATTTTATGGGATGTGTATTCATACAACCAGTACAGAAAGACAAAAGACATTTTAATTTTAATGGGCTTGGCTATTTTAGAGCCATTCATTTTTCACCCTATTATAGTATATGCTGCAGTAAGGGGTAACTATAAAAAATTATTCAAAATAAATTCTGGTTGGGGATCCCAAGTTAGAAAAGGTTTTGCAAAAGCACCTTAG
- a CDS encoding sigma-70 family RNA polymerase sigma factor: protein MRQLKIIKQVTNRESKSLDKYLQDISKIDLITANEEVELAQKIREGSQAALEKLTTANLRFVVSVAKQYQNQGLKLPDLINEGNLGLVKAAKRFDETRGFKFISYAVWWIRQSILQALAEQSRVVRLPLNKIGSINKIKKTFSYLEQAHERPPSPEEIAKELEMTVSEVKQSLKNSGRHVSMDAPLREGEDSNLYDVLRSGESPRPDNILLQQSLNTEINRALDTLSPREADVVKLYYGIGDQQSMTLAEIGQTFDLTRERVRQIREKAIRKLRHASRSKLLKTYLG from the coding sequence ATGAGGCAACTAAAGATTATCAAGCAGGTAACGAATCGTGAATCGAAATCCCTAGATAAATACTTGCAAGATATCAGTAAAATTGATTTGATTACAGCGAATGAAGAGGTAGAATTAGCGCAGAAGATTCGAGAAGGTAGTCAAGCAGCTTTGGAAAAATTAACAACAGCGAACTTAAGATTCGTAGTTTCCGTAGCAAAACAGTACCAAAATCAAGGTCTTAAATTACCGGATTTAATTAATGAAGGAAATTTAGGATTAGTTAAAGCAGCAAAAAGATTTGATGAAACTAGAGGATTTAAGTTTATATCCTATGCCGTTTGGTGGATCAGACAATCTATACTACAAGCTTTAGCAGAACAATCTAGAGTTGTTCGTTTACCATTGAACAAAATTGGATCGATCAATAAGATCAAAAAGACATTTTCTTATTTAGAGCAGGCTCACGAACGTCCGCCTTCTCCAGAAGAAATTGCAAAAGAATTGGAAATGACGGTTTCTGAAGTGAAGCAATCACTTAAGAATTCAGGTAGACATGTATCTATGGATGCACCATTACGTGAAGGTGAAGATTCTAACCTATATGACGTTTTACGTTCAGGTGAATCTCCAAGACCGGATAATATTTTATTACAGCAGTCATTAAATACTGAAATTAATAGAGCATTAGATACCTTGTCTCCTAGAGAGGCAGATGTTGTTAAGCTTTATTACGGTATTGGTGATCAACAATCAATGACTTTGGCAGAAATTGGTCAAACGTTCGATTTAACAAGAGAGCGTGTTAGACAAATTCGTGAAAAAGCAATACGTAAATTACGTCATGCTTCTAGAAGCAAGTTGCTTAAGACTTATTTAGGCTAA
- a CDS encoding YaiO family outer membrane beta-barrel protein: MRKTYLNIILLFLVAGIFRVSSQDTAGNFDTAYALAYEGKTNTAHNMLYLMMNKPAVDEDISILWASTLSWRGDYDLARSEFNGILSKSKTNREAWISAVKNELYAKNYATALGLSNKALMHIKNDKELTRLQTVATDGVNGITYDSDGWFNVSSTISNKFRDAKKSPAASKESNITEIDNVHKTPVTEEKLKNTVMVNSAVTFFDKRFDPITTSSISYKRQTSFGSIIPRINNSNRVGKNGIQLDLDLYPKIAKGFYAYLNYGYSQSDLYPDHKVGGDVYYNHKSGIEFSAGGRFINFATKDVKSITNSLGYYTGNYYFSLRSYITPESDNLTNVSGNLLVRKYLKDAKNYMGLNVGVGFSPELRQFTSGDQLLAETLLYIESQRLSFEYQFTSKNNLSAYRTNVGVLRQEQSFDPGSYFYSISAGLTYQFNF, translated from the coding sequence ATGAGAAAAACGTATTTAAATATCATTCTTTTGTTTCTTGTAGCCGGAATTTTTCGTGTTAGTAGTCAAGATACTGCGGGTAATTTTGATACGGCATATGCTTTGGCGTATGAAGGCAAAACCAATACAGCACATAATATGCTTTATTTAATGATGAACAAGCCTGCTGTAGATGAAGATATTTCTATATTATGGGCAAGTACGTTAAGCTGGAGAGGTGATTATGATTTGGCAAGATCGGAGTTCAATGGTATTTTGTCTAAAAGCAAAACGAACAGAGAGGCATGGATTTCTGCAGTCAAAAATGAATTATATGCTAAGAACTATGCGACTGCATTAGGTCTTTCAAATAAAGCATTGATGCATATTAAAAATGACAAAGAATTAACAAGATTACAGACTGTAGCTACGGATGGAGTAAATGGTATTACATACGATTCTGATGGTTGGTTTAATGTAAGTAGTACGATCAGTAACAAGTTTAGAGATGCTAAGAAATCACCTGCTGCTAGTAAAGAAAGTAATATAACAGAAATTGACAATGTACATAAAACGCCCGTAACCGAAGAGAAACTAAAAAATACTGTTATGGTCAATAGTGCTGTTACATTTTTTGATAAGCGTTTTGATCCAATTACAACCTCTAGTATTTCTTATAAAAGACAAACGTCATTTGGATCCATTATTCCAAGAATAAACAATAGCAATAGAGTAGGTAAAAATGGTATTCAGCTAGACTTAGATTTATATCCTAAAATTGCCAAAGGATTTTATGCCTATCTTAATTATGGGTATTCGCAATCAGATTTGTACCCTGATCACAAGGTGGGTGGCGATGTGTATTACAACCATAAAAGCGGAATTGAATTTTCTGCGGGAGGTAGGTTTATAAACTTTGCGACTAAAGATGTCAAATCTATTACCAACTCTTTGGGGTATTACACGGGCAATTATTATTTCTCTTTGCGCTCCTATATAACACCTGAGTCTGATAATCTGACTAACGTATCTGGAAACTTGTTGGTGCGTAAATATTTAAAGGATGCCAAGAACTATATGGGTTTAAATGTAGGTGTAGGTTTTTCACCAGAATTAAGACAGTTTACATCAGGAGATCAATTGTTGGCAGAAACATTATTGTATATAGAATCGCAACGATTAAGTTTTGAATATCAATTTACCAGTAAGAATAACCTAAGTGCTTACAGAACTAATGTGGGTGTTTTGCGACAAGAACAATCTTTTGACCCAGGCAGTTATTTTTACTCTATATCCGCAGGATTAACCTATCAGTTTAATTTTTAG
- a CDS encoding DEAD/DEAH box helicase, with product MKLQNETTEKTLYDYQEEDLHSIFKYLEENGDNSNLLYQLPTGGGKTVVFSEIAKRYIAKTNKKVIVLTHRIELSQQTSRMLNGFGVKNKIINSEVKEWQDQDEFMCFVAMVETLNNRLQEEKVEINNIGLVIIDEAHYNSFRKLFKFFENSVILGVTATPLSSNIKLPMKDNYKKLIVGESIESLIQKKFLAKANMYNYDVSLQTLKLGISGDYTVKSSDELYGNHSMLNKLVSAYNEIAKGTKTLIFNNGINTSRYVCETFRKAGYNIRHLDNKNNAAERKEILKWFKETPDAILTSVSILTTGFDEPSVETIILNRATRSLTLYFQMIGRGSRYLPQKQEFNVIDMGNNVARFGLWNAGIDWQEIFHFPDFYLENIKNDEEIEREFVYEMPADLRAEFANSTDIDFDIKAEYKKSFANGEKSKLVLEKSIEQHAKICVENSEDVFDARILAKKLKEEIKYRVRQYSYCIMNNTKNYKEWLEEDYERKLRSKISKLFAAKM from the coding sequence TTGAAGCTACAAAACGAGACTACTGAGAAAACCCTGTACGATTATCAAGAGGAGGATCTGCATTCCATATTTAAGTATTTAGAGGAGAATGGCGATAATTCTAACCTGTTGTACCAATTACCTACCGGTGGTGGTAAAACCGTGGTGTTTTCTGAAATTGCCAAACGCTATATTGCAAAGACTAATAAAAAGGTCATTGTACTTACGCACCGTATAGAACTAAGTCAGCAGACTTCTAGAATGTTGAACGGTTTTGGAGTAAAGAACAAAATAATAAATAGTGAGGTAAAGGAGTGGCAAGACCAAGATGAGTTCATGTGTTTTGTTGCCATGGTAGAAACACTTAATAATAGGTTACAAGAAGAAAAGGTTGAAATCAATAATATAGGGCTCGTTATTATCGATGAGGCGCATTACAATTCTTTCCGTAAACTTTTTAAGTTTTTTGAGAATTCTGTAATCCTTGGGGTAACCGCAACCCCGTTAAGCTCCAATATTAAGCTTCCCATGAAAGACAACTATAAAAAGTTGATTGTGGGGGAGTCTATAGAATCCTTGATTCAAAAAAAATTCTTGGCTAAGGCAAACATGTATAATTATGATGTTAGCCTACAAACATTAAAATTGGGTATTAGTGGTGACTATACGGTAAAGTCTTCTGATGAGCTTTACGGTAACCACAGTATGCTCAACAAGTTGGTTTCTGCCTATAATGAAATTGCAAAAGGTACCAAGACCTTAATTTTTAATAATGGTATAAATACGTCTAGATACGTTTGTGAAACCTTTAGAAAAGCGGGTTATAATATTCGTCATCTAGATAATAAGAATAATGCCGCAGAGCGAAAAGAGATTCTTAAATGGTTTAAAGAAACACCCGATGCCATTTTAACATCGGTTAGTATATTGACTACGGGTTTTGATGAGCCTAGCGTAGAAACTATTATTCTAAATAGAGCTACTCGTTCGCTTACCCTTTATTTTCAAATGATCGGTCGTGGTTCTAGATACCTACCTCAAAAGCAAGAATTCAATGTTATTGATATGGGTAACAATGTTGCCCGTTTTGGACTGTGGAATGCAGGTATCGACTGGCAAGAGATTTTCCATTTTCCCGATTTCTACCTGGAGAATATTAAGAACGATGAAGAGATAGAACGAGAGTTTGTCTATGAAATGCCGGCAGATCTACGGGCGGAATTTGCGAATTCTACCGATATCGATTTTGACATTAAAGCGGAATACAAGAAAAGTTTTGCCAATGGAGAAAAATCCAAATTGGTACTGGAGAAAAGTATAGAGCAGCATGCAAAAATTTGTGTAGAGAATTCTGAAGATGTTTTTGATGCTCGTATTCTAGCTAAAAAACTGAAAGAAGAAATCAAGTACCGTGTGCGTCAATATTCGTATTGTATCATGAACAACACCAAAAATTATAAAGAATGGCTAGAGGAAGATTATGAGCGCAAATTGCGTTCAAAAATTTCTAAGCTGTTCGCTGCAAAAATGTAG
- a CDS encoding DUF6155 family protein, whose amino-acid sequence MSKRALKTYISKLPKKALEEQILELYEKFPAVKTYYDFAFNPKEDKLVQDAKAKISNEYFPLKRRRPKARRSVAQKFIKHFIKLGVDPHFIADVMCYNLEIAQTFSMEKNVPDSFYRSMLNSFNEVIQFSTVQGIFPEFRERILKIYTETQNQKWLFEDEFSKALDIID is encoded by the coding sequence ATGAGTAAACGGGCATTAAAAACTTATATATCCAAGCTTCCTAAAAAAGCGCTTGAAGAGCAAATACTAGAGCTGTACGAAAAATTTCCTGCCGTAAAAACCTATTATGATTTTGCCTTCAACCCCAAAGAGGATAAGTTGGTACAAGATGCCAAAGCAAAAATATCCAACGAATATTTTCCGCTAAAGCGCAGAAGACCAAAAGCAAGGCGTTCCGTAGCTCAGAAATTTATTAAGCATTTTATAAAACTAGGGGTAGATCCTCATTTTATTGCTGATGTAATGTGCTATAACCTAGAAATTGCACAGACCTTTTCTATGGAGAAGAACGTGCCAGACTCCTTCTACAGAAGTATGCTCAATTCATTTAATGAAGTGATACAGTTTTCTACCGTCCAAGGAATTTTTCCGGAATTTAGAGAGCGTATCCTAAAAATTTACACAGAAACCCAGAATCAAAAATGGCTTTTTGAAGACGAATTCTCAAAGGCATTGGATATTATAGATTAG
- a CDS encoding sulfatase-like hydrolase/transferase, with product MNTSSIDRYSLKQYTRLMISFFGCLFVLTFFQYGMLYYKGVIDSIFTVSFLKALVHQIGFTALMGIVMVFPFNFWENLRSKFGFNLVFGLLSLILVFEAVLTAYYCTTLVPLGSDILGYSYADMKITVANSGGFMISVYLLIASIILVGLFLGLYRITSKFYHRISKMYPFTIVLFSLFMASVFTDGKPINQNKVQYLAVNVYNTSTEDNSYTSTEEYPLVQGPNIENVLGDYFELKEEKPNIVFVMVEGLGRDFVGEGAEFGGFTPYLDSLTTKSLYWENFLSNTGRTFGVLPSLLGSLPFGKSGFMELEEYPNKLTMFSVLKNNGYHTSFYQGTNSSFDKVDRFLRSENLDFVLDKSGFGINYQQQAEDAAGSSWGYPDMELFKKSISLPREVNKPRLEVYMTISTHEPFIPPNQDFFENQVKNILSKGDFDSRVEKIVKKNDNVFATLLYTDDAIKWFMESYKALPNYENTIFIITGDHRLIPIPQRNNISRFHVPMIMYSPMLKTTRKMSSISSHFDVTPSILALLSNSYELKMPKKVAWMGGALDMETAFRSTKNIPLMRNKNELKEYISKEKLYTDGDIMELDEDMNISSTFGGGAIETTLERFKSVNHYVTTENKIIPDSLAIFTIQKELFTDSETVWLNSVYDGKDSDKGYFKARDLAWNKKWDKALLLCRYNLSGAPSHIDTKILMGRVNSWKGNHEKAAEILQECISINPNYIDSYAALFDVYYWSDKLKEGLELIDKVQANSSSANEIADKISRARTIARHAGIKVHKAAQKEPAKTIAFSK from the coding sequence ATGAACACAAGTAGTATAGATAGATATTCTTTAAAGCAGTATACACGGCTTATGATATCCTTTTTTGGATGTTTGTTTGTGTTAACGTTTTTTCAATATGGTATGCTATATTATAAAGGTGTTATTGATAGTATTTTTACCGTTAGTTTTTTAAAGGCCCTTGTACACCAAATAGGCTTTACTGCCTTAATGGGTATTGTAATGGTATTTCCTTTTAATTTTTGGGAAAATTTGCGCTCTAAATTTGGTTTTAATCTTGTTTTCGGGCTATTAAGTTTAATACTTGTTTTTGAAGCTGTTCTCACGGCATATTACTGCACAACTTTAGTGCCTTTAGGTTCAGATATTTTAGGGTATAGCTATGCTGATATGAAAATCACCGTAGCTAACTCTGGTGGTTTTATGATTTCGGTTTATCTGCTTATTGCTTCAATTATACTAGTAGGTCTCTTTTTAGGACTCTATAGAATTACTTCTAAATTCTATCATAGAATTAGTAAGATGTATCCGTTTACCATTGTGTTGTTCAGCCTTTTTATGGCTTCTGTATTTACCGATGGTAAACCAATTAATCAGAATAAAGTACAGTATCTGGCAGTCAATGTGTATAATACAAGTACTGAAGATAATTCATACACGTCAACAGAAGAATATCCTTTGGTGCAAGGTCCTAATATAGAGAATGTACTGGGTGATTATTTTGAGTTAAAAGAAGAAAAACCAAATATCGTTTTTGTAATGGTTGAAGGTTTGGGTAGGGATTTTGTGGGTGAAGGAGCCGAGTTTGGAGGGTTTACTCCATATTTAGATTCCCTTACCACCAAATCATTATACTGGGAAAACTTCTTGAGCAATACTGGTAGAACTTTTGGGGTATTACCGTCTTTATTAGGTTCATTACCCTTTGGTAAAAGCGGATTCATGGAGTTGGAAGAGTACCCTAATAAATTAACCATGTTCAGCGTGCTTAAAAACAATGGGTATCATACTTCTTTTTATCAGGGAACCAATAGTTCTTTTGATAAGGTAGATAGATTTTTAAGAAGTGAGAATTTAGATTTTGTATTGGATAAATCCGGATTTGGTATTAATTACCAACAGCAGGCAGAAGATGCTGCGGGATCATCTTGGGGTTACCCAGATATGGAATTATTTAAAAAAAGTATTAGTCTTCCTAGAGAGGTAAATAAACCAAGACTAGAGGTGTATATGACTATAAGTACGCACGAACCTTTTATTCCGCCAAATCAAGATTTTTTTGAAAATCAGGTGAAAAACATATTGTCTAAAGGTGATTTTGACTCTAGAGTAGAGAAAATAGTTAAAAAGAACGATAATGTTTTTGCAACCTTATTGTATACAGATGACGCCATAAAATGGTTTATGGAATCTTATAAGGCACTACCTAATTATGAGAATACCATTTTCATAATAACTGGTGACCACAGGCTAATTCCAATTCCGCAACGTAATAATATTAGTCGCTTTCATGTTCCTATGATCATGTACAGCCCAATGTTGAAAACAACCCGTAAAATGAGTTCTATTTCTTCTCATTTTGATGTAACCCCTTCTATACTTGCATTACTCTCAAATTCATACGAATTAAAAATGCCTAAAAAAGTAGCTTGGATGGGTGGCGCACTGGATATGGAAACTGCATTTAGATCTACCAAGAATATTCCCTTAATGCGTAATAAAAATGAGTTAAAAGAATATATCAGTAAAGAAAAATTATATACCGATGGTGATATCATGGAGCTAGATGAAGATATGAACATTAGTTCTACGTTTGGTGGTGGCGCTATTGAAACTACTTTAGAAAGATTTAAATCTGTGAACCATTATGTGACTACAGAGAACAAGATAATTCCTGATAGTTTGGCAATTTTTACGATTCAAAAAGAACTTTTTACGGATAGTGAAACAGTTTGGTTGAACAGTGTTTATGATGGTAAAGATTCTGATAAGGGTTATTTTAAGGCGAGGGATTTAGCATGGAATAAAAAATGGGACAAAGCTTTGTTGCTATGCCGCTATAATCTTTCTGGTGCACCTAGTCATATAGACACGAAAATCTTAATGGGAAGGGTGAATTCATGGAAAGGAAACCATGAAAAAGCAGCCGAAATATTACAAGAGTGTATTTCTATTAATCCGAATTATATAGATTCTTATGCTGCGCTTTTTGATGTTTATTATTGGTCTGATAAACTGAAAGAAGGTTTAGAGCTAATTGATAAGGTACAAGCAAATAGTTCTAGTGCTAATGAAATTGCAGATAAAATTTCAAGGGCGAGAACAATTGCCAGACATGCCGGTATCAAGGTTCATAAGGCAGCACAAAAAGAACCTGCTAAAACCATTGCATTCAGTAAATAA